From Streptomyces cyaneogriseus subsp. noncyanogenus, the proteins below share one genomic window:
- a CDS encoding CDP-glycerol glycerophosphotransferase family protein produces the protein MPRFSIIVPSHGVAGRLSQALDSVLAQSFGDFELIPVCDAPDCAAADVAAALAERDPRVTPVHSPPSAGLAGARNAGMRAATGAYLLFLDGDDALVPGALAALDARLAETGEVDVLYFEHERLPWWEGEPANPAAPLLAKTPDGAFSPDAAPRLTGVRLPAWSAAYRRAFLTAHDLRFPAGHFTDIAFCGLAAAGAARMGVLRSVVVRHLVRRQGNRLHLPGAHHTELLDQAESLLTRAAGLDLSPARRTALFEDLFAAILRTATHPRRLPEGRRAFFRRACALHRRHRPAGFRPPAGRLGVQHRLLATGSYAAFRALRGANRAAARVLRGLPRPHGLRTRLLYRWHLCRPLDPELVVYCAYWGRGYACNPAAVHAKARELAPRLRGVFLVEPGQEHTVPEGVDHAVVGSRRYWRVLARAKYLVNNANFAEGVVKRPGSVHLQTQHGTPLKTMGVDQSTYPVVAAASGSFTKLLGRVDRWDYNLSANRHSTQVWERAFPGSYEHLEYGYPRNDVYYTATADDVARIRRELGVPEGRTAVLYAPTHRDHRTGFDTGGLDLEAFCEAAGEDVVVLLRAHYFYDGGGRRGSGRVIDVTAHRSAEDVCLAADALITDYSSIMFDYANLDRPIVVYADDWDVYRETRGVYFDLTAAPPGPVARTPEELARVFRDGSYAGRESAALRAAFRERFCEFDDGRAAERVVRRVLLGEPPEAIPPVTPLAERVPAPAAATLVRS, from the coding sequence ATGCCCCGCTTCAGCATCATCGTCCCGTCCCATGGGGTCGCGGGCCGCCTGTCCCAGGCGCTGGACTCGGTTCTCGCCCAGTCCTTCGGCGACTTCGAGCTGATCCCGGTCTGCGACGCACCGGACTGCGCGGCGGCGGACGTCGCCGCCGCCCTCGCCGAGCGGGACCCCCGGGTGACCCCCGTGCACTCCCCTCCCTCGGCGGGCCTGGCCGGGGCGCGCAACGCCGGGATGCGGGCGGCGACCGGCGCCTACCTGCTGTTCCTCGACGGCGACGACGCGCTGGTGCCGGGGGCGCTCGCGGCGCTGGACGCGCGTCTGGCCGAGACGGGCGAGGTCGACGTGCTGTACTTCGAGCACGAGCGCCTCCCCTGGTGGGAGGGCGAGCCCGCCAACCCGGCCGCGCCGCTGCTGGCGAAGACACCGGACGGGGCCTTCTCCCCCGACGCCGCGCCGCGGCTGACCGGCGTGCGGCTGCCCGCCTGGAGCGCCGCCTACCGCCGCGCCTTCCTCACCGCTCACGACCTGCGCTTCCCCGCCGGGCACTTCACCGACATCGCCTTCTGCGGTCTGGCCGCGGCGGGCGCCGCGCGGATGGGCGTGCTGCGTTCCGTCGTCGTACGGCATCTGGTGCGCCGGCAGGGCAACCGGCTGCACCTGCCGGGCGCGCACCACACCGAACTGCTCGACCAGGCGGAGTCGCTGCTCACGCGGGCGGCCGGGCTGGACCTGTCCCCCGCGCGCCGCACCGCGCTGTTCGAAGACCTCTTCGCGGCGATCCTGCGGACGGCCACGCATCCGCGGCGCCTGCCCGAGGGCCGCCGGGCCTTCTTCCGGCGGGCCTGCGCGCTCCACCGGCGCCACCGCCCCGCCGGGTTCCGGCCCCCCGCCGGGCGGCTGGGTGTGCAGCACCGGCTGCTGGCCACCGGGTCGTACGCGGCGTTCCGGGCGCTGCGCGGCGCCAACCGGGCGGCGGCGCGCGTCCTGCGGGGCCTGCCCCGCCCGCACGGGCTGCGCACCCGCCTGCTCTACCGGTGGCATCTGTGCCGGCCGCTGGATCCGGAGCTCGTCGTGTACTGCGCGTACTGGGGCCGCGGCTACGCCTGCAACCCGGCCGCCGTCCACGCCAAGGCGCGCGAGCTCGCCCCGCGGCTGCGCGGTGTGTTCCTGGTGGAGCCCGGCCAGGAGCACACCGTGCCGGAGGGCGTCGACCACGCGGTGGTCGGCAGCCGCCGCTACTGGCGGGTGCTGGCCCGCGCGAAGTACCTGGTCAACAACGCCAACTTCGCGGAGGGCGTGGTCAAGCGGCCCGGCAGCGTGCACCTCCAGACCCAGCACGGCACCCCGCTGAAGACGATGGGCGTCGACCAGTCGACGTACCCGGTGGTGGCCGCGGCCAGCGGCAGCTTCACCAAGCTGCTGGGCCGGGTGGACCGCTGGGACTACAACCTGTCCGCCAACCGCCACTCCACCCAGGTGTGGGAGCGGGCCTTCCCCGGCTCCTACGAGCACCTGGAGTACGGCTATCCGCGCAACGACGTGTACTACACGGCGACCGCGGACGACGTCGCCCGCATCCGCCGCGAGCTGGGCGTCCCCGAGGGCAGGACGGCCGTCCTGTACGCGCCGACGCACCGCGACCACCGGACCGGTTTCGACACCGGCGGCCTGGACCTGGAGGCGTTCTGCGAGGCGGCCGGGGAGGACGTCGTGGTCCTGCTGCGCGCCCACTACTTCTACGACGGGGGCGGCAGGCGCGGCAGCGGCCGGGTCATCGACGTCACCGCCCACCGGTCCGCCGAGGACGTGTGCCTGGCCGCCGACGCGCTGATCACCGACTACTCGTCGATCATGTTCGACTACGCCAACCTCGACCGGCCGATCGTCGTGTACGCCGACGACTGGGACGTCTACCGCGAGACGCGGGGCGTCTACTTCGACCTGACGGCGGCGCCGCCCGGCCCGGTGGCGCGTACGCCCGAGGAGCTGGCGCGCGTCTTCCGCGACGGTTCCTACGCGGGCCGCGAGTCGGCGGCGCTGCGGGCCGCGTTCCGGGAGCGGTTCTGCGAGTTCGACGACGGCCGGGCCGCCGAGCGCGTGGTGCGCCGGGTGCTGCTCGGCGAGCCGCCGGAGGCGATCCCGCCCGTCACGCCGCTCGCCGAACGCGTCCCCGCCCCCGCCGCCGCCACCCTGGTAAGGAGCTGA